A single Pan troglodytes isolate AG18354 chromosome X, NHGRI_mPanTro3-v2.0_pri, whole genome shotgun sequence DNA region contains:
- the LOC465705 gene encoding uncharacterized protein CXorf49-like isoform X1 — protein sequence MSSPDEVSVWGAGFDLEGGEQAGTCTVSPGAPQGHSRGLDLGALHSSKGESRFTDPEGFSFESESELIEQGRVVLWGQEGRPSTLVDDQGDGVDYSSYLVDEAAAIMPPSSIQGHPFPEGATTEGSAENWVDLEVGPSGRGMLSPSPGEWQQASAGPLHLSVPEPGRAWKNPERGSKSRWSVRVDPQQPSVIGPTRMSTHDSDSSNETSDLPLMMGIRHKEGSQAKFGSHKKPADTSRHSSFHCKESYLPVPGRFLTSAPRGLTPVVERPAVGELEDSPGKKMLSRALGKVEARPSCSGAATAGALPWGPSKRKMAQEKSLGGASQLALWRPFPACGERLSATPPGLATSQPLPGVRPQGMSKKPQKPKHSSPGKKPAGRKTRESQAVAREDNDPNRDEVPRAQLPTHRPGLPRLSMHRGEFSNSDPNIRAPQVPGTSEPSAYSLGGLVPRRHAPSGDWQPPVRPPRLERQQQPPGAQGCPRRPCSSSLTSSRTFEVGASIFLQDEQLPPLELRSCSQAGSLHILFSQGFLSSAAFAPFPTQFKAI from the exons ATGAGCTCCCCCGATGAGGTGTCCGTTTGGGGGGCCGGTTTCGACCTGGAGGGTGGCGAGCAGGCTGGCACCTGCACAGTCAGCCCCGGAGCCCCACAGGGCCACAGCCGAGGACTCGATCTGGGGGCACTGCACAGCAGCAAGGGCGAGAGCAGGTTCACAGATCCCGAGGGCTTCAGCTTCGAGTCTGAGAGCGAATTGATAGAGCAGGGAAGGGTGGTGCTCTGGGGCCAGGAAGGCCGGCCTAGCACCCTGGTCGACGACCAAGGGGACGGTGTGGACTACTCGTCCTACCTGGTTGATGAGGCAGCCGCCATCATGCCACCGTCCAGCATCCAGGGACACCCGTTCCCTGAAGGCGCCACTACTGAAGGGTCCGCTGAAAACTGGGTGGACCTGGAGGTCGGTCCCAGTGGGAGAGGCATGCTGAGCCCCAGCCCTGGAGAATGGCAGCAGGCCTCTGCCGGCCCTCTCCACCTCAGTGTTCCTGAACCAGGCCGGGCCTGGAAGAACCCAGAAAGGGGCTCGAAGAGCAGATGGAGCGTCCGCGTGGACCCCCAGCAGCCCTCTGTAATAGGCCCCACCAGGATGTCTACCCACGACTCTGATTCCTCCAATGAGACCAGTGACTTACCACTGATGATGGGCATTCGCCACAAAGAAGGAAGCCAAGCCAAGTTCGGCAGCCACAAGAAGCCAGCAGACACATCCAGACACTCAAGCTTCCACTGCAAGGAGAGTTACTTGCCCGTGCCAGGCCGTTTCCTGACCTCTGCTCCCCGCGGACTCACTCCAGTCGTGGAGAGGCCGGCTGTGGGAGAGCTGGAGGACTCTCCCGGGAAGAAAATGCTGAGCAGGGCCTTGGGAAAGGTGGAGGCCaggcccagctgctcaggagctgCCACTGCAGGGGCCCTGCCCTGGGGCCCTTCTAAGAGGAAGATGGCCCAGGAGAAGTCTCTAGGGGGTGCCTCTCAACTGGCCCTATGGAGACCCTTTCCTGCCTGCGGAGAGAGACTCTCAGCCACTCCCCCAGGGCTGGCCACCTCCCAGCCATTGCCTGGTGTGCGGCCGCAGGGGATGTCCAAGAAACCCCAAAAGCCTAagcacagcagccctgggaagaAACCAGCAGGAAGGAAGACCAGGGAGTCCCAGGCTGTGGCCAGAGAAGATAATGACCcaaatagagatgaggtcccaAGGGCCCAA CTTCCCACACACAGGCCAGGACTGCCTCGCCTATCCATGCATCGTGGAGAATTCAGCAATAGCGACCCCAACATCAGAGCTCCCCAAGTTCCGGGGACTTCAGAGCCCTCTGCCTACAGCCTGGGAGGCCTCGTGCCCAGACGCCATGCACCCTCTG GTGACTGGCAGCCACCTGTCCGTCCCCCAAGACTGGAAAGGCAGCAGCAGCCCCCGGGAGCCCAGGGCTGTCCTCGG CGGCCATGCAGTTCCTCACTGACAAGTTCCAGGACCTTTGAA GTTGGAGCCAGCATCTTCCTACAAGATGAACAGCTGCCACCTTTGGAGCTCCGGAGCTGCAGCCAAGCGGGTTCCCTCCATATCCTGTTCAGCCAGGGCTTCCTCTCTTCCGCTGCATTTGCCCCCTTCCCAACGCAGTTCAAAGCAATTTGA
- the LOC465705 gene encoding uncharacterized protein CXorf49-like isoform X2 — MSSPDEVSVWGAGFDLEGGEQAGTCTVSPGAPQGHSRGLDLGALHSSKGESRFTDPEGFSFESESELIEQGRVVLWGQEGRPSTLVDDQGDGVDYSSYLVDEAAAIMPPSSIQGHPFPEGATTEGSAENWVDLEVGPSGRGMLSPSPGEWQQASAGPLHLSVPEPGRAWKNPERGSKSRWSVRVDPQQPSVIGPTRMSTHDSDSSNETSDLPLMMGIRHKEGSQAKFGSHKKPADTSRHSSFHCKESYLPVPGRFLTSAPRGLTPVVERPAVGELEDSPGKKMLSRALGKVEARPSCSGAATAGALPWGPSKRKMAQEKSLGGASQLALWRPFPACGERLSATPPGLATSQPLPGVRPQGMSKKPQKPKHSSPGKKPAGRKTRESQAVAREDNDPNRDEVPRAQLPTHRPGLPRLSMHRGEFSNSDPNIRAPQVPGTSEPSAYSLGGLVPRRHAPSGDWQPPVRPPRLERQQQPPGAQGCPRCIRLQRETEDLRDQLAAMQFLTDKFQDL, encoded by the exons ATGAGCTCCCCCGATGAGGTGTCCGTTTGGGGGGCCGGTTTCGACCTGGAGGGTGGCGAGCAGGCTGGCACCTGCACAGTCAGCCCCGGAGCCCCACAGGGCCACAGCCGAGGACTCGATCTGGGGGCACTGCACAGCAGCAAGGGCGAGAGCAGGTTCACAGATCCCGAGGGCTTCAGCTTCGAGTCTGAGAGCGAATTGATAGAGCAGGGAAGGGTGGTGCTCTGGGGCCAGGAAGGCCGGCCTAGCACCCTGGTCGACGACCAAGGGGACGGTGTGGACTACTCGTCCTACCTGGTTGATGAGGCAGCCGCCATCATGCCACCGTCCAGCATCCAGGGACACCCGTTCCCTGAAGGCGCCACTACTGAAGGGTCCGCTGAAAACTGGGTGGACCTGGAGGTCGGTCCCAGTGGGAGAGGCATGCTGAGCCCCAGCCCTGGAGAATGGCAGCAGGCCTCTGCCGGCCCTCTCCACCTCAGTGTTCCTGAACCAGGCCGGGCCTGGAAGAACCCAGAAAGGGGCTCGAAGAGCAGATGGAGCGTCCGCGTGGACCCCCAGCAGCCCTCTGTAATAGGCCCCACCAGGATGTCTACCCACGACTCTGATTCCTCCAATGAGACCAGTGACTTACCACTGATGATGGGCATTCGCCACAAAGAAGGAAGCCAAGCCAAGTTCGGCAGCCACAAGAAGCCAGCAGACACATCCAGACACTCAAGCTTCCACTGCAAGGAGAGTTACTTGCCCGTGCCAGGCCGTTTCCTGACCTCTGCTCCCCGCGGACTCACTCCAGTCGTGGAGAGGCCGGCTGTGGGAGAGCTGGAGGACTCTCCCGGGAAGAAAATGCTGAGCAGGGCCTTGGGAAAGGTGGAGGCCaggcccagctgctcaggagctgCCACTGCAGGGGCCCTGCCCTGGGGCCCTTCTAAGAGGAAGATGGCCCAGGAGAAGTCTCTAGGGGGTGCCTCTCAACTGGCCCTATGGAGACCCTTTCCTGCCTGCGGAGAGAGACTCTCAGCCACTCCCCCAGGGCTGGCCACCTCCCAGCCATTGCCTGGTGTGCGGCCGCAGGGGATGTCCAAGAAACCCCAAAAGCCTAagcacagcagccctgggaagaAACCAGCAGGAAGGAAGACCAGGGAGTCCCAGGCTGTGGCCAGAGAAGATAATGACCcaaatagagatgaggtcccaAGGGCCCAA CTTCCCACACACAGGCCAGGACTGCCTCGCCTATCCATGCATCGTGGAGAATTCAGCAATAGCGACCCCAACATCAGAGCTCCCCAAGTTCCGGGGACTTCAGAGCCCTCTGCCTACAGCCTGGGAGGCCTCGTGCCCAGACGCCATGCACCCTCTG GTGACTGGCAGCCACCTGTCCGTCCCCCAAGACTGGAAAGGCAGCAGCAGCCCCCGGGAGCCCAGGGCTGTCCTCGG TGCATCCGGTTGCAGAGGGAAACTGAGGACCTTAGAGACCAACTAG CGGCCATGCAGTTCCTCACTGACAAGTTCCAGGACCTTTGA
- the LOC100612947 gene encoding uncharacterized protein CXorf49 produces the protein MSSTDEVSVCRAGLGPEGGEQAGAHTASPGAPRGDGHGRDLNLGGQHSGKGKGKGESGFTDPESFSFEPESELIEQGRVVLWGQEGRPGTPVDDQAGGVDYSFYLADEPATIMPPSSVQGHPSPEGATAKGSTDIWADLEVGPSWRGALSPSPGEWQQASARPLHLSVPGPGPAWENPERGSKSRLSVQVDPQQPSAEGPARLNTDDSDSADESSDLPVIRVIISTKEGSQAKPGSPKKPGDTCRRPSFHRRESYLQVQGPLLTSPPRRLTPVVERPAVGELDVPSLKKMQSMVWGKRGVRPSCSGAAVRGPLPRGTLGRKVAQEKKSLEGAPELALRGAFPAWGQRLSAVPPDPASFPPVSGVGLLGKSVRPKEPKHSSPGKKPAGRKTRESQAAAREDNDPNRDEVPRAQLPTQKPELISLSMRRGEYSSGDPNIRAPQVLGTSQPSAFTLRRLVPRCHAPSGDWQPPVHPPRPERQQQPPGAQGCPRCILLQREIEDLRDQLAAMQFLTDKFQDL, from the exons ATGAGCTCCACGGATGAAGTGTCCGTTTGCAGGGCTGGTTTAGGCCCAGAGGGTGGCGAGCAGGCCGGCGCCCACACCGCCAGCCCGGGAGCCCCACGGGGTGACGGCCACGGCCGAGACCTCAATTTGGGGGGGCAGCACAGTGGCAAGGGCAAGGGCAAGGGCGAGAGCGGGTTCACAGATCCCGAGAGCTTCAGCTTCGAGCCTGAGAGTGAATTGATAGAGCAGGGAAGGGTGGTGCTCTGGGGCCAGGAAGGCCGGCCTGGCACCCCGGTCGACGACCAAGCGGGTGGTGTGGACTACTCTTTCTACCTGGCTGATGAGCCAGCCACCATCATGCCGCCATCCAGCGTCCAGGGACACCCGTCCCCAGAAGGCGCCACTGCCAAAGGGTCCACTGACATCTGGGCGGACCTGGAGGTCGGTCCCAGTTGGAGAGGTGCGCTGAGCCCCAGCCCTGGAGAATGGCAGCAGGCCTCTGCCCGCCCTCTCCACCTCAGTGTTCCTGGGCCAGGACCGGCCTGGGAGAACCCAGAAAGGGGCTCGAAGAGCAGATTGAGCGTCCAAGTGGATCCCCAGCAGCCCTCCGCGGAAGGCCCCGCCAGGCTGAATACTGACGACTCTGATTCCGCAGATGAGAGCAGCGACTTACCGGTGATTAGGGTGATCATTAGCACCAAAGAAGGAAGCCAGGCCAAGCCCGGAAGCCCCAAGAAGCCAGGAGACACTTGCAGACGCCCCAGTTTCCACCGCAGGGAGAGTTACCTTCAGGTTCAGGGACCTCTCCTGACCTCTCCTCCCCGCAGACTCACCCCAGTCGTGGAGAGGCCGGCTGTGGGAGAGCTGGACGTGCCTTCCTTGAAGAAAATGCAGAGCATGGTGTGGGGAAAGAGGGGGGTCaggcccagctgctcaggagctgCCGTTAGAGGGCCCCTACCCCGGGGCACTCTGGGAAGGAAGGTGGCCCAGGAGAAGAAATCCCTAGAGGGTGCACCAGAACTGGCCCTGCGGGGAGCCTTTCCTGCCTGGGGGCAGAGACTTTCAGCAGTTCCACCTGATCCGGCTAGCTTCCCACCAGTGTCTGGCGTGGGGCTCCTGGGGAAGTCCGTGAGACCCAAGGAGCCCAagcacagcagccctgggaagaAACCTGCAGGAAGGAAGACCAGGGAGTCCCAGGCTGCGGCCAGAGAAGATAATGACCcaaatagagatgaggtcccaAGGGCCCAA CTTCCCACACAGAAGCCAGAGCTGATTTCTCTGTCCATGCGTCGTGGAGAATACAGCAGTGGTGATCCCAACATCAGAGCTCCCCAAGTACTAGGAACCTCACAGCCCTCGGCCTTTACCTTGAGACGCCTGGTGCCCAGATGCCATGCACCCTCCG GTGACTGGCAGCCACCTGTCCATCCCCCAAGACCGGAAAGGCAGCAGCAGCCCCCGGGAGCCCAGGGCTGTCCTCGG TGCATCTTGCTGCAGAGGGAAATTGAAGACCTTAGAGACCAACTAG CGGCCATGCAGTTCCTCACTGACAAGTTCCAGGACTTGTGA